From Thalassospira lucentensis, a single genomic window includes:
- a CDS encoding DUF2312 domain-containing protein, translating into MSEVGGIAADQLASYVERIERLEEEKANLMADIKEVYGEAKALGYDVKILRQIIRLRKMEEHERIEQEEILEVYKRALGMS; encoded by the coding sequence ATGAGTGAGGTTGGGGGAATCGCAGCCGATCAGTTGGCGAGCTATGTCGAGCGTATCGAACGCCTTGAAGAAGAAAAAGCCAACCTGATGGCTGACATCAAGGAAGTTTATGGTGAAGCCAAGGCACTTGGATATGACGTGAAAATCCTGCGTCAGATTATCCGGCTGCGGAAAATGGAAGAGCACGAACGCATCGAGCAGGAAGAAATTCTCGAAGTTTACAAACGCGCCCTGGGGATGTCCTGA
- a CDS encoding single-stranded DNA-binding protein encodes MEMQMSHPQIEISSPVVWETSIHFTPTGTKVAILPMMTKGRKKNKATGNYEDDLMWHHVRFYGTMAETIEKYIKEGDRNMVVHAELQNRKGADGKYYTNIIGREIVMFPVSGDRIKSLEEAGYQAPAEDPAGSPDLDDEIPF; translated from the coding sequence ATGGAGATGCAGATGAGCCATCCGCAAATAGAGATCAGCAGTCCTGTTGTCTGGGAAACATCGATCCACTTCACGCCGACAGGCACAAAAGTGGCGATCCTGCCCATGATGACCAAGGGGCGGAAGAAGAACAAAGCCACCGGAAACTATGAAGACGACCTCATGTGGCATCATGTCCGCTTTTACGGAACCATGGCCGAAACGATCGAGAAATATATCAAAGAAGGCGATCGCAATATGGTTGTCCATGCCGAGCTGCAGAACCGGAAAGGAGCTGACGGCAAGTATTATACCAATATCATCGGTCGCGAGATCGTCATGTTCCCGGTGTCGGGGGACCGGATCAAGTCTCTGGAAGAAGCCGGTTATCAGGCGCCAGCGGAAGACCCGGCAGGGTCGCCCGATCTCGATGATGAAATCCCCTTCTGA